In Natrinema sp. SYSU A 869, the following proteins share a genomic window:
- a CDS encoding IS6 family transposase: MPEFSRLTGSSSGAQLDFVEREATPRELMRLSIQLHLSGLSLSDTVSILEKFGVEPARSTVHNWVQKAELQPTDGKQPDHIALDETVIQLDDQRYWLYAAVDSETNEFLHVKLYSTRTTALTSIFLTELREKHDVDDAVFLVDSAPWLKAALHGHGLRFRYETHGNRNAVERLFQEIKRRTSQFGNCFRNADLETAETWLQSYAYCWNQLI; this comes from the coding sequence ATGCCCGAATTCAGCCGCCTTACCGGTTCTAGTAGCGGCGCTCAATTAGATTTTGTGGAGCGAGAAGCGACACCGCGTGAGCTGATGCGATTGAGTATCCAGCTCCACCTGTCTGGATTATCACTTTCGGATACTGTTTCTATCTTAGAGAAATTCGGTGTCGAACCGGCGCGATCGACCGTTCATAATTGGGTTCAGAAAGCCGAGCTACAGCCAACAGACGGAAAGCAACCGGATCACATCGCGCTCGACGAAACAGTGATCCAACTTGACGATCAGCGCTATTGGCTGTACGCCGCTGTCGATTCCGAAACCAACGAATTCCTCCACGTTAAGCTCTATTCAACACGAACAACAGCACTTACCTCGATATTTCTCACTGAACTTCGGGAGAAACACGACGTCGATGATGCTGTGTTTCTCGTCGATTCAGCACCGTGGCTCAAAGCTGCGCTTCATGGTCACGGGCTCCGATTTCGATACGAAACACATGGAAATCGGAACGCCGTTGAACGTCTCTTTCAAGAGATAAAACGACGTACCTCCCAGTTTGGAAACTGTTTTAGAAATGCCGATCTAGAAACCGCTGAAACATGGTTGCAGAGCTACGCATACTGCTGGAACCAGCTAATCTGA
- a CDS encoding VWA domain-containing protein: protein MSVDTEAGRNGELTEDAFTIIEEGVEREIQNFSFGSAESDIVFVFDDTGSMGDEIDGLKTKVADLIDDIEAAGVNARYGLVTFKDDIETDLKLDGDTDRLKSAVNGLSARGGGDSPEDNFDAIVRALNFDYRDEAQKVIIDITDALSHYEGDGSGFTDYTIDEVADKIRDRGAAYVAVSPGYDDEDASKENLAELVNGHYVDIDDGDFTTILSEIIEFIVTAYVIEYGTDLAIGAAGVLSVIVEDPDRGTSNIDGTVTIPSDIDGLNLDRLYSEKRTLISSIRDTAGSRLIGESADGYPSVLLLSPDNLDTEASSYLDRLDQNGDGEVELDTLDRQQAGESLERLVNIENVTEAAVSAPIEDRGSGAIIDRQVEAAVDVIKTLSIEAVARGAGEAINVGLTRALEDDVVNGVLRKVENIGDDLSTTGKTSGRGTSSADDDQQLTFDELNSRLQDDTLANADDPKDWAEEGTEGLIQGRLEPATDTFDAIDETASTTTETIAALEYQKYLDGGASGSAIDLLDDLGDFEPPSYEFDIPDSVDINVPGSDLANDGLEGAEDASNALSGAIDSGFDSAANISGEDDLNVYNQDGEAEFGNIPDEITFDFLEEIPDEIDLGEIAGVETIQNLSDLVAEVSAIPDTSINPSIDQLVERIVEDAENGELSLQSESDRETLLEIANTVLKSTTDGVDFALNQLETLSDVFSEASKYLAYLTIISALIGLAATGGAGSIISLSTLGTASLVLLGLQVLVDRGRFFFAEKSVQIIGGTHSATGALLTYTDLTQVGGGTKMTQEIFRELRASIQAGDRERTVDATAELLDTSERDRARVQALMSLSRAARASVGGTVPVASDVYETGARVGQAKIEVNTALVGYLRGKSEEKVLDKLNSAIETHDQFDEEVGALKAELESTETDIQSPVFVTPVAPKQFIVPEGSDVDGELTLRNDTTTAAEDVVLSIDSDASVSLASNRVDQIAAGETATVSLAGTPAAGKYQPKFNATIDGRTESVSSYILVQNKQTYLERALNELVDWFEDGAIAAARAEQSSAKGGGNGKGGGNGNDSVVPNGIDNKTEQIALRTVDLIDEVAGLADSETTLPAKAVNNKIGSVINQISALQNQISAQSGKGLDEDSVPQLLRDADLFTEIYEEAQTAEI from the coding sequence ATGAGTGTCGATACTGAAGCGGGGCGAAACGGGGAGTTGACCGAAGACGCTTTCACAATTATCGAGGAAGGCGTCGAGCGGGAAATTCAGAACTTCTCGTTTGGGAGCGCGGAATCGGACATCGTCTTCGTGTTCGACGACACCGGGAGCATGGGTGACGAGATCGATGGGCTGAAAACAAAGGTGGCAGACCTCATCGACGATATCGAGGCTGCGGGCGTCAACGCCCGGTACGGGCTCGTTACATTCAAAGACGACATCGAGACCGACCTGAAACTCGACGGGGATACAGACAGACTCAAATCCGCCGTCAATGGCCTCTCGGCCAGAGGTGGGGGCGATTCCCCGGAGGACAATTTTGACGCCATCGTCCGTGCACTGAATTTCGATTACCGTGACGAAGCACAGAAGGTCATCATTGACATCACGGACGCGCTCTCACACTACGAGGGCGACGGAAGCGGGTTCACAGACTACACAATCGACGAAGTGGCCGACAAGATTCGTGACCGCGGGGCTGCATACGTTGCCGTGTCACCGGGATACGACGACGAAGACGCCTCGAAGGAGAACCTCGCGGAACTCGTGAACGGCCACTACGTCGATATCGACGACGGTGACTTCACGACCATCCTCAGCGAGATTATCGAGTTCATCGTGACAGCGTACGTCATTGAGTACGGAACCGACCTGGCCATTGGAGCGGCCGGAGTGTTGTCGGTCATCGTTGAGGACCCAGACAGAGGCACTAGCAATATAGACGGAACAGTCACTATCCCGTCGGACATCGATGGTCTAAACCTGGACAGGCTGTACAGCGAGAAGCGGACCCTCATCTCATCGATACGGGATACCGCAGGTTCGCGGTTGATCGGAGAGTCGGCGGACGGCTACCCATCGGTGCTCTTGTTGAGCCCCGATAATCTGGACACCGAGGCATCGTCGTATCTCGACCGCCTCGACCAGAACGGCGACGGCGAAGTAGAACTCGATACACTTGACCGGCAACAGGCCGGCGAATCGCTCGAACGACTGGTCAATATAGAGAACGTCACCGAGGCTGCAGTCTCCGCACCCATCGAGGACAGAGGGTCGGGTGCGATTATCGACCGACAGGTGGAAGCGGCTGTCGACGTTATCAAGACGCTGTCCATCGAAGCTGTTGCTCGCGGAGCTGGGGAAGCAATCAATGTAGGTCTCACCCGAGCGCTGGAAGATGACGTGGTTAATGGAGTTCTCCGGAAGGTAGAGAATATCGGGGATGACCTGAGCACGACCGGAAAGACATCTGGCCGTGGAACGAGTTCAGCCGACGACGACCAGCAACTTACGTTCGACGAACTCAACAGTAGGCTACAGGACGATACGCTCGCGAACGCGGATGATCCGAAGGATTGGGCCGAGGAAGGCACAGAGGGTCTCATCCAGGGAAGGCTGGAACCTGCAACAGACACATTCGATGCAATCGACGAAACCGCGTCAACAACCACTGAGACCATCGCCGCGCTTGAATACCAGAAGTATCTCGACGGTGGGGCGAGCGGGTCCGCCATCGACTTGCTCGATGACTTGGGGGATTTCGAACCGCCGTCCTACGAATTCGACATTCCGGATAGCGTCGATATCAACGTTCCCGGGTCCGACCTGGCCAACGATGGCCTCGAAGGCGCAGAGGACGCGTCGAACGCACTCTCAGGAGCAATCGATTCTGGATTCGATTCTGCAGCGAACATCAGTGGAGAGGACGACCTCAACGTCTACAATCAGGACGGGGAGGCAGAGTTCGGAAACATTCCGGACGAGATCACGTTCGACTTCCTCGAGGAGATTCCGGACGAGATCGACCTCGGGGAGATAGCGGGCGTGGAGACGATTCAGAATCTCTCCGACCTGGTTGCCGAGGTGTCGGCAATTCCGGACACCTCCATCAACCCGAGTATCGACCAGCTGGTCGAACGCATTGTTGAAGACGCAGAGAATGGAGAGCTGTCGTTGCAGTCAGAGTCGGACCGGGAGACGTTGCTGGAAATCGCCAACACTGTGCTCAAATCAACCACTGATGGGGTCGATTTCGCGCTGAACCAACTGGAAACACTCTCAGATGTGTTCTCGGAGGCCTCGAAATATCTCGCCTATCTGACCATCATCTCTGCACTAATCGGTCTCGCTGCGACCGGTGGGGCGGGGTCGATTATATCGCTGTCAACGCTCGGGACGGCCTCGTTGGTTCTGCTGGGACTGCAGGTACTCGTCGACCGCGGACGGTTTTTCTTCGCCGAGAAATCGGTCCAGATTATCGGTGGGACCCACAGTGCAACCGGGGCGTTGCTAACATACACTGACCTCACGCAGGTTGGAGGAGGAACTAAAATGACTCAAGAAATCTTCCGCGAGTTACGCGCAAGTATTCAGGCCGGCGACCGCGAGCGAACTGTCGATGCGACAGCCGAACTTCTGGACACGTCCGAGAGGGACCGTGCCCGAGTGCAGGCGCTTATGAGTCTGTCACGGGCTGCCCGTGCGTCGGTAGGCGGGACGGTACCGGTCGCATCGGATGTGTACGAAACCGGCGCACGGGTCGGCCAGGCGAAGATCGAAGTAAACACGGCGCTAGTCGGATACCTCCGTGGGAAGTCTGAGGAGAAGGTACTCGACAAACTGAACAGTGCCATCGAGACTCATGACCAGTTCGACGAAGAGGTGGGTGCACTGAAAGCGGAACTCGAGAGTACAGAGACGGACATACAGTCGCCGGTGTTCGTCACACCTGTCGCACCGAAGCAGTTCATCGTTCCCGAGGGGTCGGACGTAGACGGTGAGCTGACTCTTCGGAACGATACGACGACGGCAGCGGAAGACGTGGTCCTCTCGATAGACTCAGACGCATCAGTGAGTCTCGCATCGAACAGGGTCGACCAGATCGCCGCTGGGGAGACGGCAACTGTCTCGCTCGCCGGCACGCCAGCGGCCGGGAAGTACCAGCCAAAGTTCAATGCTACTATCGACGGACGGACCGAGTCCGTGTCGAGCTATATTCTTGTCCAGAACAAGCAAACGTATCTTGAGCGTGCACTTAACGAACTCGTAGATTGGTTCGAAGACGGTGCTATCGCCGCTGCCCGAGCTGAGCAATCCAGTGCCAAAGGCGGTGGCAACGGCAAAGGTGGTGGCAATGGAAACGATTCTGTCGTGCCGAACGGAATCGACAATAAGACCGAACAAATCGCTCTTCGGACTGTCGACCTCATCGACGAGGTCGCTGGCCTGGCTGACTCCGAGACCACTTTACCCGCGAAGGCAGTCAACAACAAGATCGGGTCGGTCATCAACCAGATATCGGCGCTGCAGAATCAGATCTCTGCGCAGTCCGGCAAGGGGCTGGACGAAGACTCGGTGCCGCAGTTGCTCCGGGACGCCGATTTGTTCACCGAGATCTACGAGGAAGCACAGACCGCCGAAATCTGA
- a CDS encoding phage integrase SAM-like domain-containing protein, with amino-acid sequence MFGERGGRLRWRWQSVACSEGSIGEITLVAARKEFAAEKKGNYGSNLEYILKKWTDNWLDGRDEEILADVTPLTMRHYASYLERRARGDTGIAESAARTYYNYVSALLSWAVKVEYLSENPAEKERAKGPLPSATTSSSDQQFWTPEQRRAITDYVDERARATRRLSRL; translated from the coding sequence GTGTTTGGAGAGAGAGGGGGACGACTGCGCTGGCGCTGGCAGTCGGTCGCTTGCAGCGAGGGTTCAATCGGGGAAATCACCCTCGTAGCCGCCCGAAAAGAGTTCGCAGCCGAGAAGAAAGGAAACTACGGATCGAACCTCGAGTACATCCTCAAGAAATGGACCGACAACTGGCTCGACGGCCGCGACGAGGAAATACTCGCGGACGTGACGCCGCTGACGATGCGTCACTACGCCTCGTATCTCGAGCGACGGGCTCGCGGAGACACCGGGATCGCCGAGTCGGCGGCCCGCACGTACTACAACTATGTCTCGGCGCTGCTCTCGTGGGCGGTAAAAGTCGAGTATCTCTCGGAGAATCCGGCAGAGAAAGAGCGAGCGAAAGGCCCGCTTCCGTCGGCGACGACGAGTAGCAGCGACCAACAGTTCTGGACACCCGAACAGCGCCGGGCGATCACCGACTACGTCGACGAACGCGCTCGAGCAACTCGTCGACTCAGCAGGCTCTGA
- a CDS encoding NAD-dependent epimerase/dehydratase family protein: MANATVLAIGGTGFVGRHTVAELRDHGYDVTTLTRGTHGFQFPDQLDVDHIAGDRTDDETLVDAARQVEPDIVVDCAAYYPADVRMATEIFADVDAYIYVSSGGVYSRQEIPKREDETPLHECTPEQATDDSMNTYGPRKAECDRLTRAAADDGVTAMSVRPSVVYGPQTIPDDDDSRTASETTLTDDIPATWADEDWAGLQTHHDYWIDRVNRYDRVIVPGDGTAIWHRAYVEDIASAIRVVAERGESGEAYNAADRRVCTLEDVIGLIADALDTSVEVVHASRRELAQTGLTPNDFVLYHHPQTEYPHVLDTCKLPSLGWESTPPDVAMERTVTESIASDRDGSAHDPGRDAEERLLETLAG, encoded by the coding sequence ATGGCCAATGCAACCGTACTCGCCATCGGCGGTACCGGCTTCGTCGGCCGGCATACCGTCGCAGAATTACGTGACCACGGATACGACGTCACGACGCTCACTCGCGGCACCCACGGGTTCCAGTTTCCCGACCAGCTGGATGTCGATCACATCGCTGGCGATCGTACCGATGACGAGACGCTGGTCGACGCCGCCCGACAGGTCGAACCGGATATCGTCGTCGACTGTGCGGCCTACTACCCCGCGGACGTCCGCATGGCAACCGAGATATTCGCCGACGTAGATGCTTACATCTACGTCTCGAGCGGCGGTGTCTACAGCAGGCAAGAGATTCCCAAGCGCGAGGACGAGACACCGCTGCACGAGTGCACACCTGAGCAGGCCACCGACGACTCGATGAACACCTACGGGCCGCGGAAAGCCGAATGCGACCGGCTCACCCGTGCAGCCGCCGACGACGGGGTCACCGCCATGAGCGTCCGTCCGTCAGTCGTGTACGGGCCGCAGACGATCCCGGACGACGATGACAGCCGGACGGCTTCCGAGACGACCTTAACTGACGACATTCCGGCCACCTGGGCTGACGAGGACTGGGCCGGACTCCAGACCCATCACGACTACTGGATCGATCGAGTCAACCGCTACGACCGCGTCATCGTTCCGGGTGACGGAACGGCCATCTGGCACCGAGCCTACGTCGAAGACATCGCGAGCGCCATCCGCGTCGTGGCCGAACGGGGCGAATCCGGCGAGGCGTACAACGCCGCTGATCGCCGCGTGTGTACGCTCGAGGACGTCATCGGGCTGATCGCTGACGCCCTCGACACGTCCGTCGAGGTCGTTCACGCGAGTCGGCGCGAACTCGCACAAACTGGTCTCACGCCGAACGACTTCGTCCTGTACCACCATCCGCAAACGGAGTATCCCCACGTACTGGACACCTGTAAACTCCCATCGCTGGGATGGGAGTCAACGCCGCCGGACGTCGCCATGGAACGGACAGTCACAGAATCCATCGCGAGCGACCGTGACGGCAGCGCCCACGACCCGGGTCGTGACGCCGAAGAACGGCTCCTCGAGACGCTTGCTGGATGA
- a CDS encoding ester cyclase produces the protein MATTNMNEYCNRYVEGWDDHDPEAVMAAFAPGGTVTAPPFDEPRTGTEIGKWVVETVRGFPDVHFGDHDLLSTDVEGVFVLEWTLHGTHTGPFNGLPPTGNTVELEGVDVFTVSEDGIEFLRVYFDQSSMAEQLGLTFPAIVGQLPTLARGAIRNIL, from the coding sequence ATGGCAACTACTAACATGAACGAATACTGCAACCGCTACGTAGAGGGCTGGGACGACCACGACCCGGAAGCGGTGATGGCAGCGTTCGCACCCGGAGGAACCGTCACCGCCCCGCCGTTCGACGAACCGCGGACGGGTACCGAGATCGGTAAGTGGGTCGTGGAGACTGTGAGAGGGTTTCCGGACGTTCACTTTGGCGACCACGATCTACTGTCGACGGACGTCGAGGGCGTGTTCGTCCTCGAGTGGACCCTGCACGGAACTCACACGGGGCCGTTCAACGGGCTTCCGCCGACGGGGAACACGGTCGAACTCGAGGGTGTCGACGTCTTCACCGTCTCCGAGGACGGGATCGAGTTCCTCAGGGTCTACTTCGACCAGTCGTCGATGGCCGAACAGCTCGGGCTCACGTTCCCCGCGATCGTCGGCCAGCTCCCGACGCTCGCACGTGGCGCGATCCGGAACATCCTCTGA